TCCTGGACATCGACGGCGTGCTCGTCGACGTCGCCGACTCCTATCGGCGTGCGATCGTCGAGTCCGTCGACGTGGTCTACGGGCGGACGATCCGTAAGGACGACATTCAGGAGTTCAAGGACGCAGGCGGGTTCAACAACGACTGGGAGTTGACGTACGCTGCCGCGCTCTACATTCTCGCGGCCGAAGAGGGCTACAGCCAGTCGCTCGAGGCCTATACCGACGAGATCGCCGCTTCAGGCGGCGGTCTCGAGGCGGCCGAGAGCGTCGTCCGCGAGGCGATCGGTGCGCGGGCGACCCAGCGCGTGACGGGGCGCTGGGACCGCGAGCGGCTCCGCGACGTCTTCCAGCAACTATACCTCGGCGACGAACTCTACCGCGGGCTCGAGGGCGGCGAGCCCGACCTCGAGCGGGAGACGGCCGGATTCATCCACGACGAGCCGGTGTTGCTCGAGCCCGAGGCCCGCGATCAGCTGCTCGCGGACTACGACGTGGGCGTCCTGACCGGGCGGCCGGCGGCCGAGGCCGAGATCGCCCTCGATCGAGTCGGGCTCGACGATGCGGTTCCGGTCGAGCACCGCTTCACGATGGACGACTGGGAGGAGGGCAAGCCGCACCCGCGCGCGCTGACGACGCTCGCGGAGCGGTTCGACGCCGAGAGCGTCGTCTTCGTCGGCGACACGTTAGACGACGTTCGGACGGCGGTCAACGCGAGCGAGGCAGATTCCGACCGAGAGTACCGCGGTATCGGCGTCCTGACCGGCGGGCTGACCGGCGAAGAGGGTCGACTGAAGTACGAGAACGAGGGCGCGGCGGCGATCCTCGAGTCGGTCAACGCATTGCCGGACTGGCTCGAGTCGTAGGCTCGAGCGGGGGACGAACGGTCGAACAAGGAGACGAGTGCTCGAGCGGGGGACGGTTCGGACGGTCCGTTAGGGCTGTTCGTCGGGGAAGCGGACGAACGTCAACCAGAAGTCCTCGAACGAACGACCGAGTTCGATGAACTCGTCAGGTTCGACCGGTTTCTGGACGTACGCGTTCGCGTGGAGGTCATAGGATCGGGCGATGTCCTCTT
This genomic stretch from Natrinema sp. SYSU A 869 harbors:
- a CDS encoding TIGR01548 family HAD-type hydrolase; translation: MNAAAVVLDIDGVLVDVADSYRRAIVESVDVVYGRTIRKDDIQEFKDAGGFNNDWELTYAAALYILAAEEGYSQSLEAYTDEIAASGGGLEAAESVVREAIGARATQRVTGRWDRERLRDVFQQLYLGDELYRGLEGGEPDLERETAGFIHDEPVLLEPEARDQLLADYDVGVLTGRPAAEAEIALDRVGLDDAVPVEHRFTMDDWEEGKPHPRALTTLAERFDAESVVFVGDTLDDVRTAVNASEADSDREYRGIGVLTGGLTGEEGRLKYENEGAAAILESVNALPDWLES